In Camelus dromedarius isolate mCamDro1 chromosome 24, mCamDro1.pat, whole genome shotgun sequence, one genomic interval encodes:
- the MLST8 gene encoding target of rapamycin complex subunit LST8 encodes MNTSPGTVGSDPVILATAGYDHTVRFWQAHSGICTRTVQHQDSQVNALEITPDRSMIAAAGYQHIRMYDLNSNNPNPIISYDGVNKNIASVGFHEDGRWMYTGGEDCTARIWDLRSRNLQCQRIFQVNAPINCVCLHPNQAELIVGDQSGAIHIWDLKTDHNEQLIPEPEVSITSAHIDPDASYMAAVNSTGNCYVWNLTGGIGDEVTQLIPKTKIPAHTRYALQCRFSPDSTLLATCSADQTCKIWRTSNFSLMTELSIKSSNPGESSRGWMWGCAFSGDSQYIVTASSDNLARLWCVETGEIKREYGGHQKAVVCLAFNDSVLG; translated from the exons ATGAACACGTCTCCAGGCACGGTGGGCAGTGACCCGGTCATCTTGGCCACTGCCGGCTATGACCACACGGTGCGGTTCTGGCAGGCCCATAGCGGGATCTGTACCCGAACGGTGCAGCATCAGGACTCT CAAGTGAATGCTCTGGAAATCACACCAGACCGCAGCATGATCGCTGCTGCAG GTTACCAGCACATTCGTATGTATGATCTCAACTCCAACAACCCCAACCCTATCATCAGCTACGACGGGGTCAACAAGAACATCGCATCTGTGGGCTTCCACGAGGATGGCCGCTGGATGTACACGGGTGGGGAGGACTGCACAGCCCGGATCTGGGACCTCAG GTCCCGGAACCTGCAGTGTCAGCGGATCTTCCAGGTGAACGCACCCATTAACTGCGTATGTCTGCACCCCAACCAG GCAGAACTCATCGTGGGTGACCAGAGCGGTGCCATCCACATCTGGGACTTGAAAACTGACCACAACGAGCAGCTGATCCCAGAGCCTGAGGTCTCTATCACATCTGCCCACATCGACCCCGATGCCAGCTACATGGCAGCGGTCAATAGCACA GGGAACTGCTATGTCTGGAATTTGACCGGGGGCATTGGCGACGAGGTTACACAGCTCATCCCCAAGACCAAGATCCCAGCGCACACCCGCTATGCCCTGCAGTGCCGCTTCAGCCCGGACTCCAC GCTCCTTGCCACCTGCTCGGCTGACCAGACGTGCAAGATTTGGAGGACGTCCAACTTCTCCCTGATGACGGAACTGAGCATCAAGAGCAGCAACCCTGGAGAGTCGTCCCGAGGCTGGATGTGGGGCTGTGCCTTCTCAGGGGACTCCCAGTATATAGTCACCG CTTCCTCCGACAATCTGGCCCGACTCTGGTGCGTGGAGACGGGAGAGATCAAGAGAGAGTACGGAGGCCACCAGAAAGCTGTCGTCTGCTTGGCCTTCAACGACAGCGTGCTGGGCTAG
- the LOC105099711 gene encoding BRICHOS domain-containing protein 5 isoform X4: MEQGSCRAESPRPGPVGVKTKPCHGGWKAPGLLLLLLLLALATAGAVAGGILGFAHSPSKPPLHMLRLTLPSPRVPRSNQTEQVDVAQNVATIRVTPAQSNHSWAVLFDGQSGYVCYRPAEHPACFLRLMEPQDRETLQLLVNTSRPQGTHSPSQDTHYAQELLAVLGSRKVDPARVGASVQHLCGKTPIYWARRAEGPQRQRLIYLCIDICFPSNICVSVCFYYLPD, translated from the exons ATGGAGCAGGGGAGCTGCCGTGCGgagagccccaggcctgggcctgTCGGG GTGAAGACGAAGCCCTGCCATGGGGGCTGGAAAGCTCcaggcctgctgctgctgctgctgctgctggcactGGCCACCGCCGGGGCTGTGGCTGGAGGGATTCTTGGGTTCGCTCACAGCCCTTCCAAG CCACCACTGCACATGCTCCGTCTGACCCTCCCAAGCCCCAGGGTGCCCCGGTCCAACCAAACTGAACAGGTGGATGTAGCCCAGAACGTGGCAACCATCAGGGTGACCCCAGCTCAGAGCAACCACAGCTGGGCGGTGCTGTTCGACGGGCAGAGT GGTTACGTCTGTTACCGCCCCGCCGAGCACCCGGCCTGCTTCCTTCGCCTGATGGAACCCCAAGATCGCGAGACCCTGCAGCTGCTGGTGAATACCTCACGG CCCCAAGGGACTCACAGCCCCAGCCAGGACACCCACTATGCCCAGGAGCTGCTGGCGGTGCTCGGGAGCCGTAAGGTGGACCCCGCCCGGGTTGGGGCTTCCGTGCAGCACCTTTGTGGGAAGACCCCCATTTACTGGGCCCGACGAGCAGAGG GTCCCCAGAGGCAGCGGCTGATCTACCTGTGCATCGACATCTGCTTCCCGAGCAACATCTGCGTGTCAGTCTGCTTTTATTACCTCCCGGACTAA